The following nucleotide sequence is from Gammaproteobacteria bacterium.
CATTTCGGGATCAGGTTGCAGTTCCTTGCGTTCCGTATAGAACGTCTTCTTCGTATCGTCCAGCTGCATCCCGATATGCTGCAAAGTAAGTTGAATCTCCATCTCTTGTTCCCTCCTCGGAACTTCCTCACCGCCCGGATGGCGGATCTCCATTCAAGATAAATTCTCGGCGAAAGCGCGCTGTTGAACAAGCAGGCGCGCATGGCCAACAGTTGTCGCTGCATGCTATTGTCAGGAAACGCCGTGCGTGTCGCCTGCGGTTACTGCAGGCTTCTTGTAAGCGGCTTTAGACCAACAGCAAGAATCAAGAACAAGCCTTTTCATCCGGCGAAAGATGCCAACGGAATTAGTGTCCGGCCATTCCGACAATAGTCCGGGGAACATCTCGGCTACGGCTCGATCCGAGAGCTTCGGAGTGCGCGATGTCGTGGCGGCGTACAACGCCAGGGCGCCAGTGCTCTCCGATGGCTACGAACGCATACCGTTTGTCAGCGTGCATCGGCAGGTTGCGGACCTGCTGCCCGAGTCTTCCGGCAATGTGTTGGACGTGGGTGCGGGAAGCGGACGGGATGCCGCCTGGTTTGCGGAGCGGGGCCATAGCGTCGTGGCGGTCGAACCTTCTTCCGGAATGCGCGAGGCGGGCAACGCACGACACAAGTCGTCGAAAATTCGTTGGCTTGATGACCGGCTTCCGGCGCTCGAAAAGTTGCTGCAAACCAAGTCCTCTTTCGACCTCGTGTGGGTAAGCGCCGTCTGGCACCACTTGCCAGCCAGCCAGAGACATCGGGCCTTTCGCAAGCTCGTTTCGGTGCTCAGCCCCGGCGGCAGCATGATGATCAGCCTTCGCCAGGGCCCGCCCTCGCCGGAACGCCCCATGGTGCCCGCCACCTCTGCGGAAATAGAACGACTGGCGCGACGACACGGACTGCAGGTGATCCGTGTGACGGAAAGCAATGACGCGAGCGGGCGAAAGGAAGTCTCATGGGAGGCTGTTTGGCTGCAGTTGCCGGACGACGGTACGGGCGCATTGCCGCTGCTTCGGCACGTTGTGTTCAATGATCAGAAATCTTCAACCTACAAACTGGCCTTGTTGCGGGCGCTGTTGCGAATCGCCGACGGCGCCGCAGGCTTCGCGCGTCCCGGAGCCGGCGATGATGACGTGGTATTGCCCCTCGGACTTGTGGCGCTCTACTGGATCCGATCCTTCCAGCCGCTGATCAAGGCGGACCTTCCGCAACAGCCTCGCGGCAATCAGCACCTGGGCTTCGTAAAGGCAGGTTTTCGAGGTCTGATGGACCGATCGCCATTCGATCTGCGCGTTGGCCAGCGCTTCAGCGAAAAGGATGCCGAAAACCTGATTCTGGCGATTCGCGAAGCAGCGAACTGCATTCGACGTATGCCGGCCAACTACATTACCTACCCCGGAAGCGACAAGCCCGTTTTTCCGTGCACTCGCAATGGTCCGGTGCGCGTGAGGAACTCGGTCAGCATTGATGAGGCTTTCCTGTGGTCGTTAGGTTCCTTTTCGGTGCCGCGTAATCTCTGGCAGGCCATGGGCCGTTATGCAGCCTGGCTGGAGCCGGCGGTATTGAACGAATGGATACGGATGATGCGGACTTATGAACAGAAAACCACGGAAGGCAAGCAATCCTGGGACGCGCACTGGAAAGCTCTCGAGTGGCTTGCTCCCGAGCACGACACCGATATTGCCCGAAGGCGCGCGGAAATTCTGCGCGCTGATGGATTTCTCTATTGCGTGTGGACCGGAAAGAGGCTGACGAAAGTGTTTGAGATTGATCATTGCTTACCCTTCGCCGCCTGGCCGTGCAATGACTTATGGAATCTGCTGCCCAGCGACCGCCGCGCCAACCAGAACAAGTCCGATCGACTGCCAAGTCCTGAAGCGCTGGACAGCGCAAAGCCGCGACTTCTGGACTGGTGGCATTCCGCATACCAGCAAGACTTCCGGCTGAAGGCGACATTCGAGGACGAGGCGCGAAGCGCCCTGCCCGCAACTGATCTCGGCGAGGATGGATTCACACTCGAGTCCGTATTCGATGGCCTGATGTTCCAGCAACTGGTGCTGAAACGGGATCAGCAACTCCGCGAATGGCAGCCGGCTTAGTCCGCTTATTGAGTGCTAAAGCAGGCCGGGGATCAGGGCGGCGCGGGTCCTGGGGAAGTCGGGGAAGTTGGTGCGGTACCAGGAGCGGCGCCAGAGTGCCCGGGGGACGAGATTGGCGATGCTCCAGAGGGCGAAGGCGAGCGCGGGCAGGCACCAGGTCAGGAGGGCGAAGCCGAGCCATTCGATGATTTCGCCCAGCAGGTTCGGGCAGCAGCTCAGGTTGAACGCGCCGCCATCGGGCATGACGCGTTGGTGCCCGCTGCGACGGCGCAGGGCGAGCAGACGGTAGTCCGACCACAGGTTGAGCCAGGCGCCGCCGAGCATCAGGACCACGCCCAGAATGAATCGCGGATCGGACAGCCAGGCTTCACCGAGCTGGGGAGCGAACGCCAGGTAGGACCCCAGCAAGGCGCCGTTGATTACGTTGAAGGCCCCTCCGCTCATCCACATCCCGGACGGTATCGTGGCGCCCGGTTTGAGTACGACGAGGGGCCAAGCCAGGGTGCGATGGGCGTAGTGCGCCAGCCACAGCGCAACCGCAATGTTTCCGACGAGGTGGAGGTTCCCACTTGCGAAGTAAACCGCGGGGAACATGACGAGCGCTGGCAGCTCCATCCAGAACCAGCCCCAGCGCGCGTCGATATGCCTGCCCCAACCGCTACCGCCGATCCGGCCGGTGATATCGCGCACCTTGAAGCTCACTGCGAACGCGAGAACGGCAAGCGCCGCCCAAATTGCGGATAACAGGGTCAAGGGAACGATCAAGACAGAAGTGAGAGTTGCTCCTCCGGAACCGTGTTCCGTCGAGAACGGCGCGCAGGCTTTGGCGGAGCGGCGGGCGGGCGGAAGAGCGTGGTCTTGAGTTGCGGGCGGGTGCCGCGATTCAGGCCGTGGCGGCGGCAGGCGCGGTCGAAGCGCTGGCGGAGCAGGTCGGCGTATTGGCCCTGGCCGCGCATGCGGCGGCCGAAGGTCGTGTCGTTCTCCCTGCCGCCGCGGATCTGGCGGACGCGGCTCATGACATGTTCGGCGCGCAGGGGGTACTGCTCGGCCAGCCAGTCCTTGAACAGCGGGCGGACTTCGTTGGGCAGGCGCAGTACCGCGTAGCCGGCCCACAGCGCGCCGGCCTCGGCAGACGCCTCGAGGACGGCTTCGAGTTCGTGGTCGTTGAGCGCGGGAATGACGGGAGCGAACATGACCCCTGTCGGCACGCCGGCCTCGGTGAGGCGTTCGACGGTCGTCAGCCGTCGGCGGGGCGATGCGGTGCGCGGCTCCATGCGGCGCTTGAGTTCGTCGTCCAGCGTTGTGATGCTCAGCGCGACCTGGGTAAGGCCCAGCCGCGCCAGTTCGCCCAGCAGGTCCAGATCGCGTTCCACCAGCGCGGACTTGGTGACGATCGTTACCGGGTGGCGGGTTTCGAGCATGATCTCGAGCAGCGAGCGCGTGCTGCGCAACTGCTTCTCAAACGGCTGGTAGCCGTCGGTGTTTATGCCCAGAGCTATCGGCGAGCACCGATATCCGGGTTTGGCCAGTTCCTTCCTGAGCAGCTCGGCGGCGTTGGGCTTGTGGACGATTTTGGTCTCGAAGTCGAGGCCGGGGGAAAAATCGAGGTAGGCATGCGCCGGGCGCGCAAAGCAGTAGATGCAACCGTGCTCGCAACCCTTGTACGGATTGATGGACTGTTCGAAGCCGACATCCGGCGACTTGTTGCGGCTGATGATGGTCTTGCTGAGTTCGGGGATCAGCTCGGTTTCGGGATGCGGGGCCATCTCGGCGACGCCCGGATCCGGCTCGTAGGTCTGCCGCTCGAAGCGGCCGGGCAGGTTGCCGCGGGCGCCCCGGCCGCGGATGTTGTGGCCGTGTTCGGGGAGGGTGTCTCGGGTGCGGGCGGTCATTCGGGAAATATAACGCGGGTGGCCGGTCGGACGCGGCTATACTCACGCAGCCATGCGCCCGGCAGTCAAGTACGGCATCTGGATCGCGATCGCCGCGGTCCTGGTCGTGGGCGCCCTCATGCTGTTTTCGCGCGGTGAAGACGGCGTCGAAGTGCGGGTCGCCGAGGTGACCACCGGGGAGATTCGCAAGACGGTGCTGAACACCCGCGCAGGCACCGTGGATGCCTGCCGGCGGGCGCAGATGTCGCCGGCTTCCGCGGGTCAGATCGCGAGTCTTCCCGTAGCGGAGGGCGACTCCGTGACCGAAGGCCAGGTTCTTCTTGAGATCTGGAACGAGGACCTGCGCTCGGAAATCGAACTCTCGCAGCGCAACCTGATCGCGGAGCGCTCGCGGGCGGCGGAGAGCTGCACGCGCGCCGATCTGGCGGCGCGCGAGGCGGTGCGCCTGGCCAAGCTGCGTGACGACAACCTGGTCTCCGAGGAGGAACTGGAAAGGGCGCAGGCCGAAGCCGAAGCGCGGGCCGCCTCCTGCAAGGCGTCCAACGACTCCGCAAGCGCAGCCGAGGCCCGTGTGGAAGTCAACCGCGCACGCCTGGAGCGCACCATACTGCGCTCGCCCTTCGACGGCGTAATCGCCGAAATCAACGGCGAACTGGGCGAGTTCGTGACCCCGTCGCCGATGGGCGTGGCGACGCTGCCCACGGTGGACGTCATCGACAACAACTGCCTGTACATCACCGCCCCGATCGACGAGGTCGATGCGCCGCTGGTCCAGGCCGGCCAGGAAGCCCGGATCCTGCTCGACGCTTTCCCGGACCAGTTCTTTCCCGGATTCGTGCGGCGCGTTGCCCCTTACGTGCTGGACCTGGAGAAACAGGCGCGCACCGTGGAGATCGAGGCCGAGATCGACAACCCGCAGCGCTACGGGCTGATGCCCGGCTACAGCGCCGACGTGGAAGTGATCGTGGACGTGCGCGACGAAGCCCTCCGCGTGCCGACGGAGGCGGTCATCGAGGACGAACGGATCATGGTGCTGAACACGGAAACCGGGCGTCTCGAGGAACGCAGGGTCGAGATCGGCCTGGGCAACTGGGAATTCACCGAAATCACCGAAGGGGCCAGGAACGGGGAGCTCGTGGTCCTGAGCCTGGACCGCGCGGGCGTCGAGCCGGGCGCGCCGGCAGTGCGCGCAGCGGAATAGACCGCAGCCGATTCCGGCCTGAGGGTATCGCCCGGTGTTGGCCCTCACCAGCGTTTTCCGCGACTACCCGGTCGGAGAGCAGGTGGTGCATGCCTTGCGCAACATCACGCTGGAAGTCGAGTCCGGCGAGTACCTGTCGATCATGGGACCGTCCGGGTCCGGCAAGTCAACGCTGCTGAACATCATCGGACTGCTGGACTCGCCGGACGGCGGCAGCTACCGCCTGCTCGGCGAAGACACCGCGAAGATGTCCGACGACAAGCTGGCGCGCACCCGGCGCGAGGTGATCGGCTTCGTGTTCCAGTTCTTTCACCTGGTCCCGCGCCTGACCGCCTTCGAGAACGTCGAACTGCCGCTGACGCTGGCCGGCTGGCGCCGCCGCAAGCGCCGCGAGAAGGTCAGGCACGCACTTGAGCGCGTCGAGCTGGCCGACCGCATGGAGCACCGTCCGAACCAGCTCTCGGGCGGTCAGCTACAGCGCGCCGCCATCGCCCGCTCCATCGTGATGTCGCCTAAATTGCTGCTGGCCGACGAGCCGACCGGCAACCTCGATTCGCGCTCGAGCATGGAAATCATCCGGCTTCTGGAATCGCTGAACGAGGACGGGCTGACACTGGTTGTCGTGACCCACGACCCGGACCTCGGCCGCCGCGCGCGGCGGCGGCTGACCATGCTGGACGGCCGTATCGGCGGCGACGAGCGCCTCTGATTCCGGGCAACCATAAGGCCATCGCCTTGCCCCAGCCGGCGCTTCCCGGCTTCCCGATTTCGCGTGATAAGGTTGGGAAGCTTGTTTAGCCAACATGGGAGGAATGGAAATGGCGACACGTGTGGTTTACAGTCTTGCGATCCTTGCTGCTGTAGTAGAGGGCCTTGCGCCCGGCGCGGTCCCCGGCGGCCTTCTCCCGCTGGCCATGGTCGTGCTCGGAGTGGCTTATGCCGTGATGAACGTTGATGCCGCAAATCCGCAGGCGTTTCTTACCACCGCACTGGTGGTCGCCGCGGCCGGCGGAGCGGACGTGCTTTCAAACGTCCAGGCAGTCGGCGGCTTCCTCGACGCCATCGTCGACCAGGTTGCGGTCGTTTACCTGTCAGGCGGCGCGGGCGTGCTGGGCGTACGTGCCTGGAACCTGATATCCAAGGGAAGCTTGTAACAGGATTTCTCGGGCGCCCATGTCGCCGGGGCACCCTCGGCGACATGGTCGCGCTCCCTCGAGACTTCGGAAAAGAACCGGGCGGTTAACGCTCGGCCGCGGCGCGCGCGAGCCCGGTCCGCTTCCAGGTCCGGGCCCAGTAGATGAACGGCGTATCGATCACCGCGATCAGGAACTTGAATACGTACTTGGCCGCAGCCAGTTGCAGCGCGGTCACGAGGTCGACGATCCCCCACCACACGACCAGGCCGTAGATCAGCGTATCGACGACCTGGGACAGGAGCGTGGAACCGGTGTTGCGCAGCCACAGGTGCTTCACGCCGGTCGCCTTGCGAATCCGGTGAAACACCCACACGTCGAAGCTCTGGCTCAACAGGTAGGCCAGCAACGAACCGAACACGAAACGCGGCGTGTAGTCGAACAGCGCCGCCATGGCCTCGTGCATTCTCAACGCGTATGAGGCTGTGTCCGGGTCCGACGTGGGCGCATAGAACAGGCCCACCCGGCTGATCACAACCACCATCACGCTCACGGCAAACCCCAGCAGGACCGCCCGTTGCGCCTCCCGCCGGCCGAACTTCTCGCTCAGGAGGTCGGTGGCGAAGAAGATGCTGGAGTAGAGGATGACCGCCATGCTGGTCTCAAGGCCCATGACGGTCGTGAGTTTCGGGCCCTGGATATTGGCCATCACCAGGCTCAGCACGATGGCGCCGTAGAGGCCGTAGCGCCCGAAGAACCGGTACAGCAGGATCGCGAATCCCAGGTCCAGCATGACCGTCAGGAACCACAGCCAGGCCTGGTGTTCCTGCAGAAGTTGTTCGAAACCGGCAAACATGGTGGGCCCCGGTCAATCGGAAGCCGCTACTGTAACCGTTCGGCGTCCGTGAGCCACATGAGGCACAATTCATTTGCCCACGAAGACCCCGGCAAATGAAAACCAACGACCTGCTGTTGATGGCGACGCGCTCGATGTTCCGTCACCGGCTGCGCGCCGCCATGATGATGCTCGCCACGTCGATCGGGATCGTGTCGGTGTTGCTGCTGACCGCGCTGGGCGAGGCGGGCCGCCTGTTCGTTACCGGCGAATTCCGAATCCTGGGAACCGAACTCATCATCGTGCAGCCCGGCAATCCCGGCGAATCCGGCTCCAATCCGTTCGGTTTTTCGGGCGAGGCCCCCCGGGACCTGACCTATCGCGACGCGGAAGTGGTGATGCGCGTGCCGGGCGTGATGAAGGCGGCGCCAATGATGATGGGCGCCCTTCCCGCCTCGCGCGGCGGGAAGGAACGGGAAACGTTCGTGATGGGCACCACCCGGGACTATTTCCACATCCGGGGGCTCGACCTGAGCGCCGGAACTTTCTTTCCGCGCATGGACATGGACCGCATTTCACCGGTGTGCGTGGCGGGAGAGTTGCTGGTCAAGGAACTGTACGGGTCCGAACCCGCGCTGGGCACCTGGCTGCGGCTCGGGGACTCGCGCTGCCGGATCGTGGGACTGCTGGCCGATACCGGCCAGAGCATCGGGATCAACGTGGGCGAGATCGTGGTGGTGCCGGTGGCTTTCGCGGCAACCACGTTCAACACCGAAGCCCTGACCAACATCATGGTTCAGGCCCGCGACCGCGAGTCTGTGCCCGGAGTCATCAGCCGACTGACCGAACGCCTGAAGGAACAGCATTACGGCAAGCAGGACTTCATAACCATCACCCAGGACGCGGTCCTGTCGGTATTCGACGGCATCTTCAACGCGATTACGGCCGCACTCGGCGGGATCGCCGGGATCAGCCTGATCGTGGCCGGGGTCCTGATCATGAACGTGATGCTGGTGGCGGTCAGCCAGCGGACTTCGGAGATCGGCCTCTACATGGCCATTGGAGCAGCCCGCCGGCAGATCATGCGCCTGTTTATCGGCGAAGCCGCGCTTCTTGCGGTAATCGGGACCGTGTGCGGGCTGGGACTGGGTTACCTGCTGATCTGGTTCGCGCAGCAACTGTTCCCGGCGATTGAAATCCGGCCGCCCTGGTGGGCCGTGGTGGCGGCGGTGATTACCGCCGTGGGCAGCGGCCTGGTATTCGGGGCGCTGCCGGCGCGCAAGGCGGCCCGTCTGGACCCGGTGCAGGCGCTGAGGGGACGCATCTGATGAGTGCCCTGGATCTGTTGCGCCTGGCTTTGCGCGCGCTGTCCATGCATCGTCTGCGCACTCTGCTGACCGCTCTCGGCACCGGAATCGGCGTCGCCGCCGTGATTCTGCTCACGTCCATCGGCGAGGGCATGTATGAATTCATGGAGACCGAAGCCACTCGCTTCGGAACGCACTTCCTGGTCATCACGCCCGGAAAGACCGTCACCATCGGCGGACCCCCCGGGCTGAACACCAATACGGTGCGTCCGCTGACCCTGGACGATGCGCTGGCGATCGGGCGACTGAGTTCGGTCAAGGCCGTTGCCCCCGCGGTCATGGGATTTGCGGAAGCGGAACGCGAGGGCATCAAGCGCGACGTGACGGTGCTGGGGACCGGCCCCGACCTGCCCGAGATATTCACGCTGGAAGTCGCGTCGGGCCGTTTCCTGCCGAAGGAAGACTTCGAGGCCTCGCGACCGCTTGCGGTGCTGGGCAGCGAAATGAAGAACCGGCTGTTCGGACCGGACAACGCGCTCGGAGCCTACATCCGTGTCGCCGGGCAGCGCTTCCGTGTGGTCGGGGTGCTTGCCGATGCCGGCACCATGGTCGGCTTCGACATGAACGACATCATCTTCGTGCCGGTCAGGCACACGATGGAAATCTACAACATGCTGGGCGTGCAGGAAGTGGACGTGCGCTACGACGAAAACCGGCCGGCCAGCGAGGTGGAGGGCGACATCACGCGCCTGCTGATCGCGCGGCACGGTTCGGAAGACTTTTCGATCACGACCCAGGACCAGATGCTCAGCACCATGCGGGTGATTCTGAGCACGATCACTTCGGCGGTCGCGGCCCTGGGGGGGATATCGCTGGTGGTGGGCGGCGTGGGGATTTTCACGATCATGACCATCTCGGTTCAGGAGCGCATCTTCGAGATCGGCCTGTTCCGCTCGCTGGGGGCACGCCGCCGCGAGGTTCGCCGCCTGTTCATGGCCGAAGCGCTTGCGCTTGGTGCCGCCGGGGGCCTGCTCGGCCTGGTACTGGGCCAGGGCGCGGCCTGGTTGCTGAGCGCTCTGTTCCCGGTCATACCGGTCAGTATTTCAGTGGCCTATACCATTGCAGCCCTGATGATCGCGGTGCTGATCGGAATCCTGGCGGGCGTGGCCCCCGCCGTGCGCGCGGCGCGCATGAACCCCGTTCTGGCGCTGCGCGCCGAATAACCGCCGTTTTACACACAAGGAGCAGCAACTTGATTGATCTCTACTACTGGCCGACGCCCAACGGGTTCAAGATCACCATCATGCTCGAGGAGTGCGGACTGCCGTACAACATCAAGCCGGTGAACATCGGCGCGGGCGACCAATTCACGCCCGAGTTCCTGGCGCTGAATCCCAACCACCGGATGCCCGTGATCGTCGACAACGACGCGGCCGGCGGACCGCTTTCGGTGTTCGAGTCCGGCGCCATCCTGGTCTACCTGGCCGAGAAAACCGGGCGCTTTCTGCCCACCGATACGCACGAGCGCTTCGACGTGATGCAATGGCTGTTCTGGCAGATGGCCGGACTGGGACCCATGGCCGGCCAGGCGGGGCACTTCCTCATCTACCAGGAAGGCAAGCACGAGTACGCAACCGAGCGCTACACGAACGAATACGGGCGCTTGCTGGCGGTCATGGAGCGCAGGCTCAGGGACCGCGATTACCTCGCCGGCGAGTATTCGATCGCTGACATGGCCTGCTATCCCTGGGCGGCTCCCTACAAGCGGCTCGGTCAGGGCATCGACGAGTTGCCCAATGTCGCCGGATGGATTGAAAGGCTCCGCGCGCGTCCGGCCCTGGAGCGTGGCATGGACGTCGGCAGGGAACTGCGGTCCGACCAGCCGCTGACCGAGGAACAGCGCAAGATGCTCTATGGTCAGACTGCAAAGAAAACGCTGGAGAAGGCATGAAGCTTTACGACTACGCCTATGCGCCGAACCCCCGGCGGGTGCATATTTTCCTGGCCGAGAAGGGCCTGGACATGGAGCGCGTGGAGATCGACCTGACGAAGAAGGAGCAGTTGAGCCCCGAATACCAGGCGGTCAATCCGCTGTGCCAGGTTCCGGTGCTGGAGACCGACGACGGCACGCGCATCAGCGAGTGCGTGGCGATCTGCCACTACCTGGAGGACCTGCATCCCGAGCCGAACCTGTTCGGGTCCGGTCCCGACGAGCGCGCGCAGGTCCTGATGTGGAACCACATCGTCGAGCAGGAAGGCATGCCCGGACTCGCCGAAGCTCTGCGCAATCGGATCAACAACTTCCGGGATCATGCGTTACCGGGTCCGGTGCACTATGCGCAGCTTCCCGAACTGGTGGAGCGGGGCCGCAAGCGCGCCCGGCACTTCCTGGACTTCATGGACCGGCGGCTGACCGGCCGCGAATACCTGGCGCTGGGCCGCTTCACGATCGCCGACATCACGCTGCGGGTGGCCGTGGACATGGCCGCGCGCATGGCCGGCAAGTTCGATCTCACCGTGCTGGAAGGCCGTGCGGCGCTTGCGGCCTGGCACGCCCGCGTATCCGAACGCCCCAGCATCCAGGGAGGAGCGTGACGACGCATGCCCTGACCCCGGGAGCGAGGACATCCCGTCCTCGCCGTAACATGACCACGCATGCTTGAACTCGGCCTCTCCCTCGTTTTCGCCTACCTGATCGGCTCGATCAACTTCAGCCTGGCGCTCGGCAAGCTCCGGAACCTGGACGTACGCGAAACGGGCAGCGGCAACGCCGGCGCCACCAATGCCCTGCGCGCCGCCGGTTTCTGGTTCGCCCTGGCGGTCATGATAGGCGACGTGGGCAAGGCGATCGTGGCGGTGGGTCCGCTCGCCACCCTGGCCTACTCGTTTGCCGACGAACCGACGTTCTCCCTGGCCTGGGTCCAGGTCGCCACGGGAGCGTCCGTGACCGCGGCGCATTGCTATCCGCTGTGGCACGAGTTCCGGGGCGGCAAGGGATTCGCCGCGCTGCTCGGCGCGTACCTGGTGCTGCACGCGCCGCTGGTGGGCGCGGTGCTGGCCGTTTGGGTGCTGGTGATGATCTTCAGCGGCTACGTGGGACTGGCGACCATGGTGGCGGCCGTCTCCGCGCCGCTGTTCCTTGCGTTCTTCATGCCCGATGCGCCGCCGGAACTCTTCTGGCTGGCGGCCGCGGCGGGTGCGTTTACGGTTATGACGCACCGCGACAATATCCGCAACCTGCTCGACGGATCGGAACATTGTTTCGTACGGGTGCGGGTCGATCATTGGTTCAAGAGCGGCGGCTAGGCTCTGTACGACCGGCACGCATTGCTGGGAGCGCTCGATCCGGCCCTGCTTCGGCGAATCACGCTGCTCGAGATTCACGACTCGCTGCCGTCCACCAACCAGCGATTGCTGCAGGTTCCCGCAACGACGAATGCCGGCAGCGTGGCGGTATGCCTAGCCGGCCATCAGAGCGCCGGGCGGGGGCGGAACGGAAAAAGCTGGTATGCGCCGGCAGGCGCCGGATTGCTGCTCAGCGTGAGCCGGACCTCGCCAAATGCGCCGGACGGATCTCTCGCCCTGGCGCTGGGCGTCGCGATCGCCGAAGGCCTGGAGACATTCGTATCCGACCGCGTGGAACTGAAGTGGCCCAACGACCTGGTCGCGCAAGACCGCAAGCTGGGCGGCATCCTGGTCGAGACCGCCACGCAGGGCGGTGCCGAGACCCGCGTCGTGGCGGGCCTGGGCGTCAACATCCGGGTAAGTGAAGAACAGCGTGAGCTGGTCACCGGGGAAGGCGGCATGCACCCGGCCGGTCTTTCGGAATTCAATCTGCGGAAAGCCCCCGAGCCCAACGACCTGGCGGCGGCCATGATCAACGCGATCGCCCAAGTGCTGAAATCGCATCCAGTGGATGGTTTCGGCGGCTGGATGGACGACTGGAACGCGCGCGACTGGCTTGCGGGAAGGCGAATCGAGGCACGGAGCGGCGCCGATACGCACGCGGGCACGGCCGCCGGAGTCGATTCGTCGGGCGCCCTGCTGCTTGAGGAATCCGGCCGCGAGCGGCGCATCCTATCGGCGGAGATCCGCTTGTGAACGCCGCTTCTTCACGCGTCCTCCTGATCGATCTGGGCAACACGCGTATCAAGTGGGCCTGGCTGTCCGGCGACGGGCAGGAACCTGAAGGCGCCGGCGCCGCACGCACCGGCGACGGGCTGTCCGATCTGCCGTTTCTGGACAGCGAAAAAAAGGTAACCGGGGCGGTGGCCTGCAATGTCGCGGGCATCGAACTCGGACGCAAGCTGTCCGGGCTGGTGCGGGAAAGACTGGACGTCGAACTCGTTTTCGTGCAGGCGCAAGCCTCCGCCTGCGGCGTGACCGCCGCCTACGCCAACCCCCTTAACCTGGGCGCGGACCGCTGGGCGGCGCTGATCGGCGCGCACGCGCTGGGCCCCGCCGACTATTGCATCGTCGACGCGGGCAGCACCGTAACCATGGACCTGCTGCTGGCCGACGGGCGGCATCTCGGCGGATACATCGCGCCCGGCCGGGAAATGAGTCTGGCCGCGATGGCGAAGGGAACGGCGGAACTCGCCTCACGGCTGAAGGATCATGCCGGCCGGCCGCCCGATCTCGCCCCCGGCACCGACAGCGCGGAGGCAATGGAAAAGGGAACGCTGGCAGCGCAACTGGGGATGATCCGCTCGGGCATGGAAAGGCTGGCAAGCGAGGGAAGGGGTTTGCCGGTACTGCTCCTGACCGGCGGAGGCGCCGACGCCCTGATCGCCACCGGTGAACTGCCGGAAGCACAATTGGCCCCGGACCTGGTGCTGCGCGGGCTGGCCGCGCTCGCGTTAGAATTGCGCGTCAGGCCGGAATAGCTCAACTGGTAGAGCACCCGCCTTGTAAGCGGAAGGTTGCGGGTTCAAGTCCCTCTTCCGGCACCAGTGGTGATGTAGCTCAGCTGGTTAGAGCGGCGGACTCATAACCCGCAGGTCGGTGGTTCAAGCCCACCCATCACCACCACTTTTCGCTGCAGCGCGCTACGTTACGCGGATGACGATCTTGCCGATCTTTTCGCCGCTTTGCATGTAGTCGATCGCGCCGTAGACGTCGTCCCAGTCGAAGACGCGGTCGATAACGGGCCTGACGT
It contains:
- a CDS encoding DUF1295 domain-containing protein — its product is MSFKVRDITGRIGGSGWGRHIDARWGWFWMELPALVMFPAVYFASGNLHLVGNIAVALWLAHYAHRTLAWPLVVLKPGATIPSGMWMSGGAFNVINGALLGSYLAFAPQLGEAWLSDPRFILGVVLMLGGAWLNLWSDYRLLALRRRSGHQRVMPDGGAFNLSCCPNLLGEIIEWLGFALLTWCLPALAFALWSIANLVPRALWRRSWYRTNFPDFPRTRAALIPGLL
- a CDS encoding methyltransferase domain-containing protein, coding for MPTELVSGHSDNSPGNISATARSESFGVRDVVAAYNARAPVLSDGYERIPFVSVHRQVADLLPESSGNVLDVGAGSGRDAAWFAERGHSVVAVEPSSGMREAGNARHKSSKIRWLDDRLPALEKLLQTKSSFDLVWVSAVWHHLPASQRHRAFRKLVSVLSPGGSMMISLRQGPPSPERPMVPATSAEIERLARRHGLQVIRVTESNDASGRKEVSWEAVWLQLPDDGTGALPLLRHVVFNDQKSSTYKLALLRALLRIADGAAGFARPGAGDDDVVLPLGLVALYWIRSFQPLIKADLPQQPRGNQHLGFVKAGFRGLMDRSPFDLRVGQRFSEKDAENLILAIREAANCIRRMPANYITYPGSDKPVFPCTRNGPVRVRNSVSIDEAFLWSLGSFSVPRNLWQAMGRYAAWLEPAVLNEWIRMMRTYEQKTTEGKQSWDAHWKALEWLAPEHDTDIARRRAEILRADGFLYCVWTGKRLTKVFEIDHCLPFAAWPCNDLWNLLPSDRRANQNKSDRLPSPEALDSAKPRLLDWWHSAYQQDFRLKATFEDEARSALPATDLGEDGFTLESVFDGLMFQQLVLKRDQQLREWQPA
- a CDS encoding queuosine precursor transporter, whose translation is MFAGFEQLLQEHQAWLWFLTVMLDLGFAILLYRFFGRYGLYGAIVLSLVMANIQGPKLTTVMGLETSMAVILYSSIFFATDLLSEKFGRREAQRAVLLGFAVSVMVVVISRVGLFYAPTSDPDTASYALRMHEAMAALFDYTPRFVFGSLLAYLLSQSFDVWVFHRIRKATGVKHLWLRNTGSTLLSQVVDTLIYGLVVWWGIVDLVTALQLAAAKYVFKFLIAVIDTPFIYWARTWKRTGLARAAAER
- a CDS encoding efflux RND transporter periplasmic adaptor subunit, which gives rise to MRPAVKYGIWIAIAAVLVVGALMLFSRGEDGVEVRVAEVTTGEIRKTVLNTRAGTVDACRRAQMSPASAGQIASLPVAEGDSVTEGQVLLEIWNEDLRSEIELSQRNLIAERSRAAESCTRADLAAREAVRLAKLRDDNLVSEEELERAQAEAEARAASCKASNDSASAAEARVEVNRARLERTILRSPFDGVIAEINGELGEFVTPSPMGVATLPTVDVIDNNCLYITAPIDEVDAPLVQAGQEARILLDAFPDQFFPGFVRRVAPYVLDLEKQARTVEIEAEIDNPQRYGLMPGYSADVEVIVDVRDEALRVPTEAVIEDERIMVLNTETGRLEERRVEIGLGNWEFTEITEGARNGELVVLSLDRAGVEPGAPAVRAAE
- a CDS encoding PA0069 family radical SAM protein; this translates as MTARTRDTLPEHGHNIRGRGARGNLPGRFERQTYEPDPGVAEMAPHPETELIPELSKTIISRNKSPDVGFEQSINPYKGCEHGCIYCFARPAHAYLDFSPGLDFETKIVHKPNAAELLRKELAKPGYRCSPIALGINTDGYQPFEKQLRSTRSLLEIMLETRHPVTIVTKSALVERDLDLLGELARLGLTQVALSITTLDDELKRRMEPRTASPRRRLTTVERLTEAGVPTGVMFAPVIPALNDHELEAVLEASAEAGALWAGYAVLRLPNEVRPLFKDWLAEQYPLRAEHVMSRVRQIRGGRENDTTFGRRMRGQGQYADLLRQRFDRACRRHGLNRGTRPQLKTTLFRPPAAPPKPARRSRRNTVPEEQLSLLS
- a CDS encoding ABC transporter ATP-binding protein; its protein translation is MLALTSVFRDYPVGEQVVHALRNITLEVESGEYLSIMGPSGSGKSTLLNIIGLLDSPDGGSYRLLGEDTAKMSDDKLARTRREVIGFVFQFFHLVPRLTAFENVELPLTLAGWRRRKRREKVRHALERVELADRMEHRPNQLSGGQLQRAAIARSIVMSPKLLLADEPTGNLDSRSSMEIIRLLESLNEDGLTLVVVTHDPDLGRRARRRLTMLDGRIGGDERL